One Cucurbita pepo subsp. pepo cultivar mu-cu-16 chromosome LG20, ASM280686v2, whole genome shotgun sequence genomic window carries:
- the LOC111783554 gene encoding DNA-directed RNA polymerases II, IV and V subunit 12-like, translating to MDPQLEPVSYICGDCGMENTLKQGDVIQCRECGYRILYKKRTRRIVQYEAR from the exons ATGGATCCGCAACTTGAACCAGTCAGTTACATCTGTGGAG ATTGTGGAATGGAGAACACACTGAAGCAGGGTGATGTCATACAATGTCGAGAGTGTGGTTATCGTATTCTCTACAAGAAGCGCACCCGTCGCA TTGTTCAGTATGAGGCCCGCTGA